The Saccharopolyspora gloriosae genome has a segment encoding these proteins:
- a CDS encoding phage tail protein, with product MAEGDSLSVHRFGVQLGGVTVESIKEISGLVVEQDVVETQQVTDTGKMMNKKQPGGHKGGEVTITRGMDKSSEFTEWIKKTLNDGEVEDARENLTIEVMEPNGSTVRRIQLYDAWISKWEGPDLNAGESNAATEKATVTFERIEVE from the coding sequence ATGGCAGAAGGCGACAGTCTTTCGGTTCACCGGTTCGGTGTGCAGCTGGGCGGTGTGACGGTCGAGTCCATCAAGGAGATCAGCGGGCTCGTCGTCGAGCAGGACGTGGTCGAGACCCAGCAGGTCACCGACACCGGCAAGATGATGAACAAGAAGCAGCCCGGCGGCCACAAGGGCGGCGAGGTGACGATCACCCGCGGCATGGACAAGAGCTCCGAGTTCACCGAGTGGATCAAGAAGACGCTCAACGACGGTGAAGTCGAGGACGCGCGGGAGAACCTCACCATCGAGGTGATGGAACCGAACGGTTCCACGGTTCGCCGCATCCAGCTCTACGACGCGTGGATCAGCAAGTGGGAAGGCCCGGACCTCAACGCGGGGGAATCCAACGCCGCCACCGAGAAGGCCACCGTCACCTTCGAGCGGATCGAGGTCGAATGA